A window of Desulforegulaceae bacterium genomic DNA:
GATTAATTTTTTAATTTATGCAAAGGTTTTTTATGAAAACAAGAATGACAGAACTATTTGGTATAAAATATCCAATCCAATGTGGAGGAATGTTGTGGATTGCCAAGCCCGAGCTTGCCGCTGCAATAAGTAATTCCGGTGCAATGGGAAATTTGACTTCAGGAAATTACAATTCATCTGATGAATTTAGGCAGGCGGTTGATAAAACTTTAGAGCTTACAGATAAGCCTTTTATAGTAAATATCACCACCATGCCGTCTATAAGGCTGCCTGTTGAGCTGCTCCAGGATTTTTTCATAATTTCCTGTGAAAAAAAGGTAAAGGCCATTGAGATTGCAGGTGCTCCTGCAGATACCTTTCTTGGTCCAGAGTTTATTCCCATGGCAAAAGAGGCAGGTGTAAAGGTGGTTCACAAGGTGGGAACTGTAAAGCACGCTGTTCATGCTCAGAAGGTGGGTTATGACGCTGTAACCGTTGCAGGATTTGAAGAAGGGGGCTTTCCCCATAGCGACAATGTTTCCACCATGGTCTTGGTTCCCCGTGTTGTTGAAGAAGTTGATATTCCGGTTATTGCAGCAGGCGGAATGGCAGATGGGAAAAGTCTTTCAGCAGCACTTTGTCTTGGAGCCGACGGAATGATGATGGCAACAAGATTTCTTGCCACAAAAGAAAGCGGTGTTCATGAAAATATATATTCAGTTCTTCTGGAAAAAAATGAAAATGATACTTCCCTTAATCTTCAGAGTCTTTTAGGCGGGTTTGGTCTTCAGGTCAGAGCTTTAAAAAACAAGATAATGAAACAAATTGAAGAAGTGGAACGCAAGGGCGGAGAGCTTGACGCACTTCTTCCCTTAATTTCCGGTGAAAGAGCCAAAAAAGTCTGGAAAGAAGGAAATGCGGAAGAAGCAATGCTTACAATAGGTCAGTCTGTGGGAA
This region includes:
- a CDS encoding nitronate monooxygenase family protein, translating into MKTRMTELFGIKYPIQCGGMLWIAKPELAAAISNSGAMGNLTSGNYNSSDEFRQAVDKTLELTDKPFIVNITTMPSIRLPVELLQDFFIISCEKKVKAIEIAGAPADTFLGPEFIPMAKEAGVKVVHKVGTVKHAVHAQKVGYDAVTVAGFEEGGFPHSDNVSTMVLVPRVVEEVDIPVIAAGGMADGKSLSAALCLGADGMMMATRFLATKESGVHENIYSVLLEKNENDTSLNLQSLLGGFGLQVRALKNKIMKQIEEVERKGGELDALLPLISGERAKKVWKEGNAEEAMLTIGQSVGRIKDIPSVDELIQRIVKEAGESLRNSLKTFE